The DNA sequence AAATGATAATATTCGAGGAAGAAAGCTGATGTTCTAGTTGTTCTAAATCAAAGCCTTCTAACAACATCGATCATCATTTATCGCATTACCCTTCCGGAGATTCGCCCGAAGGCGAGCACTGCGTTGTAACACTTAAAAAGGGGATAACCATTTCCATCATATTACAACTTGTTCTAGCATACGGATGAAACTCTGAATCTACATCATTAAGTCGTTTGGGTATACTCATCAATAATCAGAAAATACTCCTAATTTATTGTCTTTAATCCGCACATGAAATAAAACTAAAGACCCTGATTTTCTATTTGCTGCTACTTTTTTAAGGCGTCGGGACAGATCTTATTTGTCACATAAATCATCATACTCAGGTATACTGCCGCTTTTTCAAAGAGAGAGTAGCTGATGCAAATAACACTTGCCCCGATGGAGGGCGTCATGGATCACCAGATGCGCCAATTGTTAACGGCAATTGGTGGTTATGATCTCTGCATTACCGAATTTATTCGCGTTGTTGATATGCAACTCCCGGCAAAAGTATACCGCCGTCATAGCCCGGAACTGTATAACGACAGTAAAACTGCCTCCGGCACCCCGGTACGCATTCAATTATTAGGTCAAAACCCGCAATGTTTAGCAGAAAATGCGCATCAAGCCATCAGTATCGGCTCCGATGGTATTGATCTTAATTTTGGTTGCCCTGCAAAAACGGTTAATAAAAACAAAGGGGGCGCCGTGTTATTAAAATCACCGGAAGCCTTATATCAAATTGTGACCGAGGTACGTAAAGCGGTGCCCGTATTTCAAACGCTCAGCGTCAAAATACGACTGGGTTATGAGGATAAGTCTCTCGCAATTGAAAACGCGCAGGCGATCCAAGCCGCAGGGGCCGATGAACTTGCGGTGCATGCCCGCACGAAGGCAGAAGGTTACCGCCCGCCCGCCCACTGGCATTGGATAGCTAAAATTAAAGATGCGATCACTATTCCCGTGACAGCAAATGGTGATATTTTCTCTGTTGATGATGCCAAGCGTTGCATGGAAATAACCGGTTGTGAGCGATTAATGATCGGCCGGGGTGCCCTGGCAACACCCAACTTAGCACAAGCAATTAAAGGGATTGAATCTCCTAATAGCTGGCCAGAGATTTTGAATATACTGGAAAAATATATGTTTGTTCAAACTCACGGCGATCAGGAAAAATATTTACCCAGTCGCATTAAACAATGGTTAATATTTATAAAAGCGCAACATCCGCAGGCTGCTGTTTTCCTTCAGCAGGTGCGCACTATTAAAACAACCCAAGAAATGTTGGCGGCGATCAATCAAGAGCAGTTAAGGTTTAAATAATAAAGACTACTTTGTTAACAAAAAAACCACTTCAGGATTTAATATACTGAAGTGGTTTACTGATTTAATTAAATAGTATTTCTATTTAATTAAACGACGTACCAATAATACCGGCAGTGCGAAAATCCATAACCACAAACTTGCAGCCCCGGAGCGCTCGTAGGAACTATCAATGCTTTTTAACAGCTCAGAATCCCAACAGTTTGGACTGTCATCCGGCGTCATTCCAGCAGTCGGTGTTAATTTCAACATGACTTCTGTGCCATTGGCTCTATTCACATAATCCTGATCTGTTAAGTATGTTTGACCTTCCGCTAATACTTGACCCGCATCATTAATAACCGTTGCACTGCGAATTCTATAGCGTGGTGAAGTAACAGCACCCGCGTTTAAACTGCAGATTAAGTCATTTAGAAACCAGCTTTGATCGGTGTTATTGTTATATAAAAATGCAGATTGAGCACGAGGACTCCCACCATTGACAGAATGGGTTTGATCATAATCATCCGCTTTACCGACAATAAAACCCGATTCATTAATATCATACACTTGGCTATCAGCACCTTTTTTAGCGCTGCTGTTGCCATTTAGCCGCTGCTTAGTGCTCTGAACTTTAATGTCCTGTAGCGGAAAGCGAATGCTGTCTCCGTCAATATCATAAACAAAAAACTCAGTGGGTTTATTAACCGATTTTGATACATTATATTCGCGGTTACCAATAACAGTATTAGTGTCTGTAATAGCAATAGCCCAGGTATTATAGAGCGTATCACCTTGATCACCTTCGCTTTCAATATCTCGAGCAGCATCGGTTAATTCTGTCGGCGCGCCATAAGCCCCATCAGCATCGGGTGTCATAATAATGGCACGCTGACGGCCGCCTTGTTCAGCATCAGAATATTCAAAAGTAGAAACACCAACAGCAATACCAACTGCATTAATATCTAAGGCACTGGCGCTGTAGGTTGCATTTGAATCATTATTATCAGCGTTATCATCAAGCCAGTTGCTTGCTAAAGAAAAACCACTCAAATCGACATCAGCACTTGAACTAACATTAACCGTTCCGGCATTATCAATCACCTCCCAAGCCCAAGCCTGAGTATCAAAACCGGGACAATTAACAAGTTCATTAGTCGTTAATATTTGATCATTTTCAGCACTAAAATAACAGTTCTGGAAATATTCAGCAGTATCTTGAGCATAAGAGACACTGGAAGCTCCTACTACTAAGGTTTTTGTCTCACCATTGCTATAAGTAACCTGTTTAATTTTATAAGCACTGCTAAAACCGCCATTAGTGGAGAATTCAGGTAATAATGAGGTAACAAAATCACTGCCCTGATATTTAATAAATGCACGGCGGACAAAATCGCGTTGATTAGACACATCATAAGGTGCAGAAGAATAACCAACGATAAATCGGTTAGTTGCTAATGAATCTGTAACATCGGTGATTTTTACATCGCTATTATTAACTGATGCCGGGTAAGGAGTTTGTGCTTCATCAAAACCATTTAACAGAGTATTACCCATAAAATAACTGGTGTAATCAACGTTTTTCGCATTAGACTGCGCATTACGCCATGCCTGAGAAGCATTATCATAACTTAAGTCACCGAAGGTTTCTGAACCATAAAATGCAAGTTCACAAAACACGGCATCATATTGACAATCCCGATTAAAGGTAAAGGGCAAACCAATATCCATATCTATCGATAAGGAGGCTTTCATCGAATAGGTGCCGATAAAAGTACCATCCTCTGACATGGCAGAAGGATAAGGTCCATAACTCGCCCCTTCTGCAATAACGTCGATTGTTTCAACACTATAGTAAGCAGCACCAGCCGGAGCCGGAAGTGCCCAACCGTTAGCAGATAATAATAACGCCACTCCGGTCAGGGATAGTTTATATCTCATTTAGCTGTTT is a window from the Psychromonas ingrahamii 37 genome containing:
- a CDS encoding tRNA-dihydrouridine synthase, with translation MQITLAPMEGVMDHQMRQLLTAIGGYDLCITEFIRVVDMQLPAKVYRRHSPELYNDSKTASGTPVRIQLLGQNPQCLAENAHQAISIGSDGIDLNFGCPAKTVNKNKGGAVLLKSPEALYQIVTEVRKAVPVFQTLSVKIRLGYEDKSLAIENAQAIQAAGADELAVHARTKAEGYRPPAHWHWIAKIKDAITIPVTANGDIFSVDDAKRCMEITGCERLMIGRGALATPNLAQAIKGIESPNSWPEILNILEKYMFVQTHGDQEKYLPSRIKQWLIFIKAQHPQAAVFLQQVRTIKTTQEMLAAINQEQLRFK
- a CDS encoding DUF3466 family protein, with amino-acid sequence MRYKLSLTGVALLLSANGWALPAPAGAAYYSVETIDVIAEGASYGPYPSAMSEDGTFIGTYSMKASLSIDMDIGLPFTFNRDCQYDAVFCELAFYGSETFGDLSYDNASQAWRNAQSNAKNVDYTSYFMGNTLLNGFDEAQTPYPASVNNSDVKITDVTDSLATNRFIVGYSSAPYDVSNQRDFVRRAFIKYQGSDFVTSLLPEFSTNGGFSSAYKIKQVTYSNGETKTLVVGASSVSYAQDTAEYFQNCYFSAENDQILTTNELVNCPGFDTQAWAWEVIDNAGTVNVSSSADVDLSGFSLASNWLDDNADNNDSNATYSASALDINAVGIAVGVSTFEYSDAEQGGRQRAIIMTPDADGAYGAPTELTDAARDIESEGDQGDTLYNTWAIAITDTNTVIGNREYNVSKSVNKPTEFFVYDIDGDSIRFPLQDIKVQSTKQRLNGNSSAKKGADSQVYDINESGFIVGKADDYDQTHSVNGGSPRAQSAFLYNNNTDQSWFLNDLICSLNAGAVTSPRYRIRSATVINDAGQVLAEGQTYLTDQDYVNRANGTEVMLKLTPTAGMTPDDSPNCWDSELLKSIDSSYERSGAASLWLWIFALPVLLVRRLIK